A single Leptidea sinapis chromosome 2, ilLepSina1.1, whole genome shotgun sequence DNA region contains:
- the LOC126975581 gene encoding mediator of RNA polymerase II transcription subunit 24, protein MVTMDASKMTSKTSSLKALILKAWRERWTDIQWGINIKTILPRGVSGDLYNLADCILQQAMVGCGANQLVMSYLKHSLASHIVSYAAVLQRIAKFDAFHKAHCISSLLDFLETFIDNVTCRGKMEEEILASAVSSIILWLLQVYHYSLSKYISSNPIQGQELLEKSSSLLNSIVNSDFLQAMFYLAKQNDPEEYNEVIKKCQEISSAILMNTQFKAPASIHETLQKICDMNIDKIAALNVTPETVTHCVQALIAINVLSNASVDVLQLASQLMTIKRIKGFSLSRLYCEIIRACFVSLNDASRDASTQALWAAFTFLRIPQEIQYLHNTCGTNSKESEYSGEVVEAFEMLLQSTPLLDVVDSKNSCNCIISLLESLVKLNVVSESHLTYFNQKRETKDIKLQKLEPTGLQGPVPLYLTRAEPTLTGILKTMCGDFHNTHESFYNMLCQIVGSTTLDTILAVATVEGKLKLFVSRLIKFNEFALLAASEKGATQSKVYIFDMTFLILCSIVQDYGIEVLDENGDSFFEQWVRDCMPQKGVQKCPNQIVLKCDQQIVDIFIHHLSASDFDFKNTNLKPHDLFMNVSAVVKEILFAWEQGSLTVADVKRMLDSMRQKMACLAVCGSVWLCSYINMVHGDVVLKPINMLQQFLTPPSDVELAQIENFKERTALMSQIINKMQYDVQPPSVSKSKALTISHGIISRQPILEQLKSVWDDIRTRGYLHVDATHIVQSLLNTAGPVWFVTNLIKETLSFRYQEDLCRSVDIVLAMFYLDIENCTEALLRHVLPQYLFNAKLSETLVEPQAAALAKLSAYCIFAALEQCMLTKQSAGRKRRHEDSEDLDAAPSSKLRRLNNNSSDGSLAYFSQGQSISGVVLKEPLQSCLEMLFRSFSQLAGKNGQITPQTQFIFEFLIYIIECGQDRAQLVLQKMPTETVPTLIKALPDNFDISFILRLYDLSTPHGRKDAARDLCLLRNMRLRPE, encoded by the coding sequence ATGGTGACTATGGATGCGTCCAAAATGACGAGCAAAACGAGTTCATTAAAAGCTCTTATTTTAAAAGCTTGGCGTGAGCGCTGGACGGACATTCAATGGGGTATTAATATCAAAACGATTCTTCCTAGAGGAGTCAGTGGAGATCTTTACAACTTAGCTGATTGTATTCTTCAACAAGCAATGGTTGGATGTGGAGCTAACCAGCTAGTAATGTCTTACTTAAAACATTCGTTAGCTTCGCACATTGTGTCCTATGCGGCTGTATTACAAAGAATCGCAAAGTTCGATGCATTTCATAAGGCCCATTGTATTTCAAGCTTACTGGATTTCTTGGAAACATTCATTGACAATGTAACATGTCGGGGTAAAATGGAAGAGGAAATATTGGCTAGTGCAGTTTCATCTATCATCCTATGGTTATTGCAAGTGTACCACTATTCACTCAGCAAATAtatttcatcaaatccaatccaagGCCAAGAACTCTTAGAAAAATCAAGTTCCCTATTGAACTCAATTGTAAACTCAGATTTCTTACAAGCAATGTTCTATTTAGCAAAGCAAAATGATCCGGAGGAGTATAATGAAGTTATTAAGAAATGTCAAGAAATTTCGTCTGCTATATTGATGAATACACAATTTAAGGCACCAGCTTCAATACATGAGACGTTACAAAAGATTTGTGATATGAATATTGATAAAATTGCTGCATTGAATGTTACGCCCGAAACAGTTACACATTGTGTTCAGGCTCTGATAGCTATTAATGTGTTATCTAATGCAAGTGTTGATGTACTACAGCTAGCAAGTCAATTGATGACTATTAAAAGAATCAAAGGATTCTCACTATCAAGACTATATTGCGAAATAATAAGAGCATGTTTTGTGTCGTTGAATGATGCCAGTAGAGATGCTTCTACACAGGCTTTATGGGCAGCCTTTACATTCCTCAGAATACCTCAAGAAATTCAGTATCTCCACAATACCTGTGGTACAAACAGTAAAGAAAGTGAATATTCTGGTGAAGTTGTAGAAGCGTTTGAAATGCTATTACAGAGTACTCCTTTGCTAGATGTGGTTGATTCTAAGAACTCTTGTAATTGCATTATATCATTGTTAGAGTCATTAGTAAAATTGAATGTTGTATCTGAGAGTCACTTGACATATTTTAATCAAAAGCGAGAAACAAAAGATATTAAGTTACAAAAACTAGAGCCAACTGGCTTACAAGGCCCTGTACCTCTTTATTTAACTCGAGCAGAGCCAACATTGACTGGAATATTGAAGACAATGTGTGGTGATTTCCACAATACTCATGAATCATTTTATAACATGCTATGTCAAATTGTTGGGAGTACAACTTTGGATACTATTCTTGCTGTAGCGACTGTTGAGGGAAAATTAAAACTCTTTGTTTCTAGACTTATAAAATTCAATGAGTTTGCTTTATTAGCCGCTAGTGAGAAAGGTGCAACACAATCTAAggtatatatatttgatatgaCATTTCTTATTCTCTGTTCAATTGTACAAGATTACGGAATTGAGGTATTAGATGAAAATGGTGATTCATTTTTTGAACAATGGGTCAGGGATTGTATGCCACAAAAAGGTGTTCAGAAGTGTCCCAATCAAATCGTATTAAAATGTGATCAAcaaattgttgatatattcattCATCATCTCAGTGCGtctgattttgattttaaaaatacaaatctaAAACCTCATgacttatttatgaatgtaagtGCAGTAGTCAAGGAAATACTCTTTGCTTGGGAACAAGGATCTCTTACTGTTGCTGATGTAAAAAGAATGTTAGACTCAATGAGACAAAAGATGGCTTGTTTAGCAGTATGTGGCTCAGTTTGGCTATGTTCTTATATCAATATGGTCCATGGAGATGTGGTGTTAAAGCCAATTAATATGCTGCAACAATTTTTAACTCCACCCAGTGATGTGGAATTGGCACAGATTGAAAATTTCAAAGAGCGCACAGCATTGATGagtcaaataattaataaaatgcaataTGATGTTCAGCCACCATCAGTCTCAAAATCTAAGGCATTAACCATCTCACACGGCATTATTTCACGACAACCAATATTGGAACAGTTGAAGTCTGTATGGGATGATATCAGAACTAGAGGATATTTGCATGTTGATGCAACTCATATTGTTCAAAGTTTGTTAAACACTGCAGGTCCAGTTTGGTTTGTGACAAATCTTATCAAAGAGACACTTAGTTTTCGTTATCAGGAAGATCTCTGTAGATCAGTAGATATTGTTCTTGCCATGTTTTATTTGGATATCGAAAATTGTACAGAAGCACTATTACGTCATGTGTTACCACAGTATCTGTTTAATGCAAAGTTGAGTGAGACATTAGTTGAACCTCAAGCTGCTGCATTAGCGAAGCTTTCAGCTTATTGTATTTTTGCTGCCCTTGAACAGTGTATGTTGACTAAACAATCAGCCGGACGTAAACGGCGCCATGAAGATAGTGAGGATTTAGATGCTGCTCCATCAAGTAAATTGAGAAGACTTAATAATAACTCCTCTGATGGTAGTTTGGCATACTTCTCTCAGGGGCAAAGCATATCTGGTGTCGTATTGAAAGAACCTTTACAATCATGTTTGGAAATGTTGTTTAGATCATTCTCTCAATTGGCAGGGAAAAACGGGCAGATTACACCTCAAACtcaatttatatttgaatttcttatttatatcaTAGAATGTGGTCAAGACAGAGCTCAGTTGGTCTTGCAAAAAATGCCAACTGAAACAGTGCCTACACTTATTAAAGCTTTGCCGGATAATTTTgacataagttttattttgaggTTATATGATTTATCAACACCACATGGTAGGAAAGATGCTGCTAGAGACCTTTGCCTGCTGAGAAATATGAGGCTCAGACCCGAATGA